A window of the Microvirga terrae genome harbors these coding sequences:
- the rpmE gene encoding 50S ribosomal protein L31, whose translation MARKETDHPDYHFIKVVMTNGTEYTTRSTYGKEGDTLNLDIDPNTHPAWTGGQQQLLDRGGRVSRFNSKFGGLGLGGKK comes from the coding sequence ATGGCGCGCAAAGAAACCGATCATCCCGACTACCACTTCATCAAAGTGGTCATGACCAACGGCACCGAGTACACGACCCGCTCGACCTACGGCAAAGAGGGCGACACCCTCAACCTCGACATCGACCCGAACACCCACCCGGCCTGGACCGGCGGCCAGCAGCAGCTGCTCGACCGTGGCGGTCGCGTGTCGCGCTTCAACTCGAAGTTCGGCGGCCTGGGCCTCGGCGGCAAGAAGTAA
- a CDS encoding DUF1465 family protein codes for MNEPDVIQLDVDPVRFGQSFVGSEAFKALFQEGMELIEETAAYLDGPGREESRNLPRQESLVYASESMRLTTRLMQIASWLLLQRAVAEGEISPDQAQLEKNRVRLNSHDTATTVSEYETLPERLRELMGLATRLHTRILHLERLIAEAGAPSQAPVPNPVATQLGMLQRAFGLTE; via the coding sequence GTGAACGAACCCGACGTGATCCAGCTCGATGTCGATCCTGTCCGGTTCGGACAGAGTTTCGTGGGGTCCGAAGCCTTCAAGGCCCTCTTCCAGGAGGGCATGGAGCTCATCGAGGAAACCGCCGCTTATCTCGACGGCCCCGGCCGTGAGGAATCCCGCAATCTGCCGCGCCAGGAAAGCCTCGTCTATGCCAGCGAGAGCATGCGCCTCACCACCCGCCTGATGCAGATCGCCTCATGGCTGCTGCTGCAGCGCGCAGTGGCCGAAGGGGAGATCTCCCCTGATCAGGCGCAGCTGGAGAAGAACCGGGTCCGCCTGAACTCCCATGACACCGCCACCACGGTTTCCGAATACGAGACGCTTCCCGAGCGCCTGCGCGAGCTGATGGGCTTGGCGACACGGCTTCACACCCGGATCCTCCATCTCGAGCGCCTCATCGCCGAAGCCGGAGCGCCTTCTCAAGCCCCGGTTCCTAACCCGGTCGCCACGCAGCTCGGCATGCTCCAGCGGGCTTTCGGGCTGACGGAGTAG
- a CDS encoding DUF1192 domain-containing protein: MALDPFADEPRQIMSGHEIGQDLSMLSIDELDERVEMLEQEIARLKEARDRKENSRAAASAFFKLGQG; the protein is encoded by the coding sequence ATGGCCCTCGACCCCTTCGCCGATGAGCCTCGCCAGATCATGAGCGGGCACGAGATCGGCCAGGATCTCTCGATGCTGTCCATCGACGAACTCGACGAACGCGTCGAGATGCTGGAGCAGGAGATCGCACGCCTCAAGGAGGCGAGGGACCGGAAGGAGAATTCCCGTGCGGCCGCGAGCGCCTTCTTCAAGCTCGGCCAGGGGTGA
- a CDS encoding NAD(P)H-quinone oxidoreductase produces MGQIPQMMRAVIAEGSGGPEVLKVVQRPVPVPKEGEILVKVKAAGVNRPDVIQRQGGYPPPPGAPDILGLEIAGEVAAAGHDAARFAVGTPVMALVPGGGYADYAVVHESNALPIPAGLSFEEAGAIPETYFTVWTNVFDRGRLRSGETLLVHGGTSGIGTTAIQLAKAFGATVIATAGSADKCDACLRLGADVAINYRNQDFVVAAKEATGGRGVDVILDMVGGDYITRNYEAAAQDGRIVQIAFLQSPKAEVDFRRLMVKRLTHTGSTLRPRSPAEKAEIAEALEDKVWPLLAQGRCRPVLDSRFAFEDVAEAHARMDGGEHIGKIVLSL; encoded by the coding sequence ATGGGGCAGATCCCGCAGATGATGCGTGCCGTCATTGCCGAGGGGAGCGGTGGGCCGGAGGTTCTCAAGGTTGTCCAGCGCCCGGTACCCGTGCCGAAGGAGGGCGAAATCCTGGTCAAGGTGAAGGCCGCCGGCGTGAACCGCCCCGACGTGATTCAGCGGCAGGGCGGCTACCCGCCACCGCCCGGCGCTCCGGACATCCTCGGTCTCGAGATTGCCGGCGAGGTCGCGGCCGCCGGTCACGACGCCGCGCGGTTTGCCGTCGGCACACCGGTCATGGCTCTGGTCCCCGGCGGGGGCTATGCGGATTACGCGGTGGTCCATGAGAGCAACGCCCTCCCGATTCCCGCAGGCCTTTCCTTCGAGGAGGCGGGCGCCATCCCGGAAACCTATTTCACCGTCTGGACCAACGTGTTCGACCGGGGGCGTCTGCGATCGGGCGAGACGCTCCTCGTCCATGGCGGAACCTCCGGAATCGGCACCACGGCGATCCAGCTCGCCAAGGCTTTCGGCGCCACGGTGATCGCGACCGCCGGATCGGCGGACAAATGCGACGCCTGCCTGCGACTTGGGGCCGATGTGGCGATCAACTACCGGAACCAGGATTTCGTGGTGGCCGCCAAGGAGGCCACAGGGGGCCGAGGCGTCGACGTGATCCTCGACATGGTCGGCGGCGACTATATCACCCGCAACTACGAGGCTGCCGCCCAGGACGGCCGGATCGTTCAGATCGCCTTTCTCCAGAGCCCCAAGGCCGAAGTCGACTTCCGCCGCCTGATGGTCAAGCGGCTCACCCATACGGGTTCGACCCTGCGCCCGCGGTCGCCGGCGGAAAAGGCCGAGATCGCCGAGGCGCTCGAGGACAAGGTCTGGCCGCTCCTGGCGCAGGGCCGGTGCCGGCCGGTCCTGGACTCGCGCTTCGCCTTCGAGGACGTGGCCGAGGCTCATGCGCGGATGGACGGGGGTGAGCACATCGGCAAGATCGTGCTGAGCCTTTAA
- a CDS encoding DUF1013 domain-containing protein, translating to MSQGPLMPKATAVWLVENTSLSFDQIADFCKLHPLEVKGIADGEVAAGIKGLDPVSTGQLTREEIEKAQANPNHRLRLAEMRVKLPEQKRVKKGPRYTPVSRRHDRPNAILWLVRNHPELKDAQIMRLVGTTKTTIQQVRDRTHWNSASLSPMDPVTLGLCSQIDLDFEVQRAAKDRPQVETQEHGGTLMPAEVSTAPERVDPFADMSRPKPAQEENIDVNSVFAKLKQLRRDDEDEE from the coding sequence ATGTCCCAGGGACCGTTGATGCCGAAGGCGACAGCCGTTTGGCTCGTCGAGAATACATCGCTGTCGTTCGATCAGATCGCCGATTTCTGCAAGCTCCACCCGCTCGAGGTGAAGGGCATCGCCGACGGCGAAGTCGCGGCAGGCATCAAGGGCCTCGACCCCGTATCCACGGGCCAGCTTACCCGTGAGGAGATCGAGAAAGCGCAGGCCAACCCGAACCACCGCCTTCGGCTCGCCGAGATGCGCGTGAAGCTGCCGGAGCAGAAGCGGGTCAAGAAGGGGCCGCGCTACACCCCGGTGTCCCGCCGCCACGACCGCCCGAATGCGATCCTCTGGCTCGTGCGCAACCATCCCGAGTTGAAGGACGCGCAGATCATGCGCCTGGTGGGCACCACCAAGACCACGATCCAGCAGGTCCGCGACCGCACGCACTGGAACTCGGCGAGCCTGTCGCCCATGGACCCGGTGACGCTCGGCCTTTGCTCACAGATCGATCTCGACTTCGAGGTGCAGCGCGCCGCCAAGGACCGTCCGCAGGTCGAGACCCAGGAGCATGGCGGCACCCTGATGCCGGCGGAAGTCTCCACGGCTCCCGAGCGGGTCGATCCCTTCGCCGACATGAGCCGCCCGAAGCCGGCGCAGGAAGAGAACATCGACGTCAACTCGGTCTTCGCCAAGCTCAAGCAGCTCAGGCGCGACGACGAGGACGAGGAGTAG
- a CDS encoding propionyl-CoA synthetase yields MPSAQSRYHEVYAGWKADPVGFWEQASREIDWIKPAEAVFDPQAGVYGRWFVGAECNTCYNAVDRHVATRGDQPAIIYDSPVTGTKRSITYAELQDEVATLAAVLQDMGVAKGDRVVIYMPMIPETSFAMLACARIGAIHSVVFGGFAAKELATRIDDARPKIILSASCGIEGGRVIPYKPLLDEAIALSSSKPEACLVFQRPQLACALAEERDRDWAGAVAAARSEGRTADCVPLAATDPLYVLYTSGTTGIPKGVVRDNGGHMVALKWSMGHFFGVKPGEVFWAASDVGWVVGHSYIVYGPLLHGCTAILYEGKPVGTPDAGAYWRVISDHGVVTLFTAPTAFRAIKKEDPKAELLKTYDLSSFRALFLAGERADPDTVKWAEDILQVPVIDHWWQTETGWPVAGNPLGLGALPVKHGSPTVPMPGYTLEVLDEGGKPVGPNTMGAIVIKLPLPPGALPTLWHADGRFRDSYLSVYPGYYNTSDAGYLDEDGYIWVMGRTDDIINVAGHRLSTGGMEEVLASHPAVAECAVIGMKDALKGEVPCGFVVLKSGIDRPPEEIETELVALVRDKIGPVAAFKLAITVARLPKTRSGKILRGTMKKIADGDSWSTPATIDDPMILAEIGDALRARGLSV; encoded by the coding sequence ATGCCATCCGCCCAGAGCCGGTATCACGAGGTCTATGCCGGCTGGAAAGCTGATCCCGTAGGCTTCTGGGAACAGGCGTCCCGGGAAATCGACTGGATCAAGCCCGCGGAGGCGGTGTTCGACCCGCAGGCGGGCGTCTACGGCCGCTGGTTCGTCGGTGCCGAGTGCAACACCTGCTACAACGCCGTCGACCGGCACGTGGCCACGCGTGGCGACCAGCCGGCGATCATCTACGACAGCCCCGTCACCGGCACCAAGCGCAGCATTACCTATGCGGAACTGCAGGACGAGGTCGCAACCCTCGCGGCCGTGCTGCAGGACATGGGCGTCGCGAAGGGCGACCGGGTCGTCATCTACATGCCGATGATCCCGGAGACGAGCTTCGCGATGCTGGCCTGCGCGCGCATCGGGGCCATTCACTCCGTCGTCTTCGGCGGCTTCGCCGCCAAGGAACTCGCGACCCGCATCGACGACGCACGGCCGAAGATCATCCTGTCCGCGTCCTGCGGCATCGAAGGCGGGCGCGTCATCCCCTACAAGCCGCTCCTGGACGAGGCGATCGCCTTGTCCTCGTCAAAGCCGGAGGCCTGCCTCGTCTTCCAGCGGCCGCAACTCGCCTGCGCCCTCGCCGAGGAGCGCGACCGGGACTGGGCCGGCGCCGTTGCGGCGGCCAGGTCCGAAGGCCGGACGGCGGACTGCGTCCCGTTGGCGGCGACCGACCCGCTTTACGTGCTCTATACGTCGGGCACGACCGGCATCCCGAAAGGCGTGGTGCGCGACAACGGCGGCCATATGGTCGCGCTCAAATGGTCCATGGGCCACTTCTTCGGCGTGAAGCCGGGCGAGGTGTTCTGGGCGGCCTCCGACGTGGGCTGGGTGGTCGGCCATTCCTACATCGTGTACGGGCCGCTCCTGCACGGCTGCACGGCCATCCTCTACGAGGGCAAGCCGGTGGGCACGCCCGACGCAGGGGCCTATTGGCGGGTGATCTCGGATCATGGGGTCGTGACCCTCTTCACCGCGCCGACCGCCTTCCGGGCGATCAAAAAGGAGGATCCGAAGGCGGAACTCCTGAAGACATATGATCTATCGTCGTTCCGAGCCCTGTTCCTGGCCGGCGAGCGGGCGGATCCGGACACGGTCAAATGGGCCGAGGACATCCTGCAGGTGCCCGTCATCGACCATTGGTGGCAGACGGAGACCGGCTGGCCCGTGGCCGGCAATCCCCTCGGGCTCGGCGCGCTTCCCGTCAAGCATGGATCGCCCACGGTGCCGATGCCGGGCTACACCCTCGAGGTGCTGGACGAGGGCGGCAAGCCCGTCGGGCCCAACACTATGGGGGCCATCGTCATCAAGCTGCCGCTGCCGCCCGGCGCCCTGCCGACCCTGTGGCACGCGGACGGCCGCTTCCGGGATTCGTACCTGTCGGTCTATCCCGGCTACTACAACACCTCGGACGCGGGCTATCTCGACGAGGACGGCTACATCTGGGTCATGGGCCGCACCGACGACATCATCAACGTTGCGGGTCACCGCCTCTCGACGGGTGGCATGGAGGAGGTGTTGGCCTCGCATCCGGCGGTGGCGGAATGCGCCGTGATCGGCATGAAGGACGCGCTCAAGGGCGAGGTGCCGTGCGGCTTCGTTGTTCTGAAGTCCGGCATCGACCGGCCACCGGAGGAGATCGAGACGGAGCTGGTGGCGCTGGTGCGTGACAAGATCGGGCCCGTGGCCGCCTTCAAGCTCGCGATCACCGTGGCACGCCTGCCCAAGACCCGTTCGGGCAAGATCCTGCGCGGCACCATGAAGAAGATCGCCGACGGCGATTCGTGGTCGACGCCGGCCACCATCGATGACCCAATGATCCTGGCCGAGATCGGGGACGCGCTGCGGGCGAGGGGGCTGTCCGTCTGA